The following are from one region of the Paenibacillus sp. KS-LC4 genome:
- a CDS encoding contractile injection system protein, VgrG/Pvc8 family, producing the protein MSERTVRPTERAGRMEARGAKQESGGMDFMAGRAERPAGRAERSENKNTHPAAAAIRSESASSQTSHPIYTLADIHMTESPYEQITALKIVKEVNEHIQLTLSGIVPESKLDVYIERISDNEPIEVYTQTEESGKRTLFHGIITNARIQVVQNVRTLTIEAHSRTFLMDLKKETRSYQNGQQTYEQILNELAADYPNANVVDEASQGKAIGGLIMQYQETDWAFAKRLASHFHMPLLAISAMPGIRFYAGLPEAGGEVVLTESNYTIRKEMGTYKQLAENSKASFTEQGRMIYEVTSHTAVELGSAVQFQRRSLFVYRVEARTEQGLLVYHYDLREREGFRCGTRYLEEITGISLFGTIAGVEKDKVKLKLKIDGGGADTWFPYSTVYSSPDGSGWYCMPEIGDEARLYFPDAEEKNAFAASSVDVASSDTTKRSDPAVKSISTKYGKQIVFQPGAVEIIGGGQMLLRLTDDGGIEINSDKKIMLSAVEDIEITSEANILIQGETGIDLKQGDAMLTVQDEVTLSGGKVNIV; encoded by the coding sequence ATGAGTGAACGTACAGTAAGACCGACTGAGCGAGCAGGACGTATGGAAGCTCGCGGCGCAAAACAGGAATCCGGTGGCATGGATTTTATGGCAGGCCGTGCAGAAAGACCAGCAGGTCGGGCGGAACGCTCGGAAAACAAAAATACTCACCCAGCCGCAGCCGCGATAAGAAGCGAGAGTGCAAGCAGCCAAACCTCCCACCCGATCTACACCCTCGCAGACATCCATATGACTGAAAGCCCCTATGAGCAAATAACAGCCTTGAAAATAGTAAAAGAAGTGAATGAGCATATCCAGCTGACGCTAAGCGGCATCGTGCCGGAAAGCAAGCTGGATGTGTATATCGAGCGCATCTCGGACAATGAGCCGATTGAGGTGTATACGCAGACGGAGGAGAGCGGCAAGCGGACGCTTTTTCATGGCATTATTACGAACGCCCGCATCCAAGTGGTGCAAAACGTGCGGACGCTGACGATTGAAGCCCACAGCCGCACATTCCTGATGGATCTCAAAAAGGAAACGCGCTCCTACCAAAACGGGCAGCAAACGTATGAGCAGATTTTGAACGAGCTGGCGGCAGATTATCCGAACGCGAATGTCGTGGATGAAGCGTCGCAGGGCAAGGCTATAGGCGGCCTTATCATGCAATATCAAGAAACCGACTGGGCGTTCGCGAAGCGGCTGGCGTCGCATTTCCATATGCCGCTGCTGGCGATTAGCGCGATGCCGGGCATCCGTTTCTATGCGGGCTTGCCGGAGGCGGGCGGCGAGGTCGTGCTGACGGAGAGCAACTATACGATTCGTAAGGAAATGGGCACCTACAAGCAGTTGGCTGAAAATAGCAAAGCGAGCTTCACCGAGCAGGGCCGGATGATTTATGAGGTGACGAGCCATACGGCTGTTGAGCTGGGCAGCGCCGTTCAATTTCAACGCCGCTCCTTGTTCGTGTACCGCGTGGAAGCACGCACGGAGCAAGGACTGCTTGTCTACCATTACGATCTGCGAGAGCGGGAAGGATTTCGCTGCGGCACCCGTTATCTGGAGGAGATCACGGGTATTTCGCTATTCGGCACGATTGCGGGCGTGGAGAAGGACAAGGTCAAGCTGAAGCTGAAAATCGACGGCGGCGGAGCGGATACGTGGTTCCCGTATTCGACGGTGTATTCATCGCCAGATGGCAGCGGGTGGTACTGTATGCCGGAGATCGGCGATGAGGCAAGGCTGTATTTTCCCGATGCGGAGGAGAAAAATGCGTTTGCGGCAAGCTCGGTTGACGTCGCTTCTTCGGATACGACGAAGCGCAGTGATCCAGCAGTGAAAAGCATCAGCACGAAATACGGCAAGCAGATTGTGTTTCAGCCGGGCGCGGTGGAGATTATCGGGGGCGGGCAGATGCTGCTGCGTTTGACGGATGACGGCGGAATCGAGATCAACAGCGATAAGAAAATTATGCTGTCGGCGGTGGAGGACATTGAAATAACGAGCGAAGCCAATATTTTGATCCAAGGGGAGACGGGCATTGATCTGAAGCAGGGCGATGCGATGCTGACGGTACAGGATGAAGTGACGCTGAGCGGCGGAAAGGTCAACATTGTATGA